The region GAGGAGTGGACGCTGTTAAAGCTGCAAATGAATGCAAGGACACGAAGGGCATGTTCAACAGCCCCACAGTCGTTTGGCCCTCAGGCCTGAATGTATTTGCTTTTAGTTgattaatttcaaaataaaaggaaaatagaACCAGACATGCAACAAAGTGCACGACCAAATgtccaaatgttttcttttcctttaattcattaaatattttgtctCCATATTAgacacattaaataaatatcatcCATCAGAGATCAAGCCAGCGTAAAAGTTAAGCTCATTATTTTATACTAATGAGCTTAACATTTTCTGCAAACAGTCAGAATGCAACAGTTTTTCAACCTTTTAGTCAGTTTAGTTACCTGATCTATTGACAGACTGTCCTGATTTAAAAGCTTTTACAATATCATGTCATTTTATGATATCAAAGCCTCAACAATATTCTATCATTTTATCATTGTTAACACTTCTataattaatttatcattttattatatggcatcttttagaatattttagcattttcaaaTATTAGCAGATAAAGACAGAACATGTGTCCAGTATTTAACTCACTGGTGTGTTAGCGACGAGCTCTATTTCCTTGATCCCTCCTGTTTAGCATTTAGAAGCAGTTATACCACGGTAATAATCATCAATATAAAGCTTTATAAGTGTctattaatgtatttgttcaCAACAATACCTCTGGAGGCTGctgtaacaataaataaatgacaatatagtaaaacacagttgtaataatattaaatatgttGATGTTTCTTGTACATacattactgtactgtacattaataaacacCTCAGTGTCCATATATCTGACTAAAACTGTATCATAGTGCtttataaaccatttattaaaTGCTAAACAGAGTAAATGTGGATAAAGTAAAGAGTTTCCCTTCATTCAAGATTTAAGTTTTACACTTTGGTGTtgaatgcttgtgtgttttgtgcaggcAGGATATTATATTTCCTAACATCTCCATTTTTAGTTAAACCTTTTCATGTGCCCGTGCAGACAGTCCTGTGTGACTGCCCTTGTTGCACTGTGAGAGATGTCATGCTTTTATCACCTCGCCATCCTGCAGATCCTCACCTGAGCCCGACACCAGCGTCCCGACATGACGTCCCTGAGGCCTGAGGCGAGGAGAGCTCCAAACAGTCAGCCGGGCAGCCGTCAGTCATACAGCAGGATGAAGGGGTTGGTGTGACGACAGCGATGCCTCTCCGGCCCCGGTGCCATTCCTCTGACCGCTCACCACCACACACATCTCCTGAAACCAGGCGAACCAGAGAGCACTGATGGCTTTTTCAGTCCCGCTCAGGGCTGCAGGCATGAGCAGGTTTCTCTTTCCTTTAATCAGATTATTGGGAGGTGGAAAGCTCAGGGAAAGGGCTGGAAAGTCTGGAGACACAGGAAATCTGTTACAGTGGTTGAAGAGCTATTTGTATTCAAGTACAAGTAAACCTCTTATAAGAGACAGGAATAGAAAGAGGAGGCACACAGAGTGATCTAGTAATCCGGACAGTTCTCCCAGACAATAACAGGACAGTAGATAAATCAGACATAAACATATatgctctgaaacctgctgacAATGTTTATTCATACACTTTACATACAATTTGATCAAATCAGACATTAAAGCTTTGGCTTTGAGTCAAAAAATAGAAGCCATTCACTTAACTGGCAAAGAATAAACTACATGTTTGTTGTTCAGACCAAAGATTATCAGATTATTGCGCAAAGTGAGTTTGAACTCACAACATGGACATTGTGGGGAAACCTGTCAGAATATATTCCCGTACTTCACAGGGAAAACACTTGACAGAACACTCACTACAGATTTCTGTAAAACAAGTTTTCAAACTATTCTTTGTTGTATTTCTACGCATCTTTAGGCATTTTTCTCAGCTTCCAGGCAGCTTTTGGTCACAAACTCAACTCACAAAATATTTGAAACGTATCTGCAGTCGTTGCTGACACCCAAGGCTTCATCACCAAACTGACCAAGCAAACACCTGCCGCAGAGCTCCAGGTTCACTGTGTGTTAATCCGTTTAAGAAAACTTGATTAATTGCCAATTGGCTTGGGAGGGTGCACCACTACGGTGCTTTATCAGCTGAGTAATAACTTTACCTAATACCTAATGTTGTGGCACTGTTTTGCAGGGTGGCCCTGTGTCAAAGTCTATTTATAATAATAAGAGTTAGGGTTAGTAATAATTTTAAAGCATGCGtgacagaaatataaataaggTTAACATTAGGGCCATGAGTTGCTCAAATCTAAAGTGGTAAAGTCATAATATTATTCCATTATTGCACATTAGACAAGTCTTAGAAGCAGGATTTCAATGTTTGTGTTCTGTCCCCAGAGATAACTCACACAGAGACTCTTATCTGGGactattttagtgttttatgtgATAGCCTATATGGCTTTAAGGCAAACCTCTCTTTGGGGAGTTATTCTGTGTTCCTTACATCAGTTACACGAGATAagataacataaaataacataacTGTATTAATTACACACCTGTGAAATTACCAAGAATgtaataaacaatataaaaataaagctaaaacTGCATACACTATATATGGTATGACCGTGACGGATAAGTAATTGCACATATAATTGTGATACACGCACGGTGGAAAGGATTATACTAAGAGTAGGCTTATAAATTCAATATTGCCATATACATTTAATAACTGCACAGAGAGTTGGGTTGCAGGGTACATAAGAAGGAACTGCACAGGATAATTGAACAGTATGAAAATAGTAGATGATACATAACATCAGACAAACGAGTAAAGtatctgtttattattattattattattattattggcaCGTCTACACCCCCAAAAATATTCTTGCTTGACAAACATCATATGAGTAAATATTGCCAGAACATCAACAGAGCCCCCATCACAGCACTCAACAATCACCTCATTAATATGTGATATTGGGAACATATGTTCAGTGTTTTGATTGCTTTTCTACTTTTGGAAAGTTGACTTGAGGTGGTGTATTGTTTGGAAAGATAGATTCAGATTAATGATATAGAATTGATTCGTTTTGGTAAatgagtgatttaaaaaaggggaaaatcTGAAACAATGTGTTgggaaataaacaaacattattttataaaCCTACCAACTTCTCCTTTAAAGTTTCCCTTTCCGGTACTACCCCGTTTCAGGTCCGACGTTCGGGAGGAACCTTTCTTTTTGTTCCGGCCTCACTGGACGCAAACATGGCGGCGGAGGGAGACGTCGATTTGGACCTGGAAGCCGAGGAAAACTGCACCGGGAAACCGGCAGAAAAGCCTCGGAAACATGACAGCGGAGCCGCGGATCTGGAGAGAGTCACGGACTACGCGGAGGAGAAGGAAATCTCCAGCTCCGATCTGGAAACGGTGAGAGCTCCGGGCTAACGTTAGCGTTAGCCGGCAAACATGCGGCCACTGCCGGCGACACTGTCGGTACATCATCACCGTTACGGACCGTGTCAAGGGTCCAGTTTGTGATATCAGCTCTGTGTTTTATAACCAGCTGTCTAAATACATACATAGATTTATATAAGTAGTTGTTGTCGCTGGGTGCTAAAAGgcagttagcattagcttgaCTCAGTAGCTAACTGCCTCAAAACTAGTTAGCTAAAGCTAGCATAGAGCGGACAAACAACAATGTGACACACAGATAAACTAATGatcaatataaatgtatataatcATAAAAAACTACAACCTTTATTTACAGCACTGTTAcaaacaaagttacaaagtgtTCAATAAACTGAAGAATACACAACAATGAtttaggattaaaaaaaacccataattAAACAGATAGGAGCTGCCTGCTAGAAAGGTTTTTATAAAAAGaggctgattgattgattgattgattgattgtgcaGCCTCAGATCTTTAGACCAGGAGTTTAGATCTGAGGGTCTCTGAATGCAGAAGCCTGCTCACTGTTACCACCTTACTAAAGGAAGGGTCACTACCCATCAGTCACCTCTGCAGGTCCCAACATTAGGAAGCTAAGATCAAAACTACAGCCAGTACTTGTGTGGTTTGTCACTTCCCTCAGTAGGACAGAGGAATCCTGATGTAGGCAGCAGAGCTCTGCCTGAGGATCTggttcttcattcattcattcattacatcAGGGAGCTGAACCATGAGGGGCTTTAAAGGTCGTCTGTTAAATCTTAAAATCTCTAAAAGTTACTGTCGTCCAGTGAAGAGAGCTGATGTGATGTTGTCTTCTCGTATACTTGTAGACACCGATGTAATATTAGTGGTCCTCTattcagaatcagatttattgtcatcatacagcaaagtacaatgagatTCTGTATGACCTCTCCCAGAGAAACATGACTGTACAACATTTGTAACTTGCTTTTCAAGAAAGAGTTTATTGACAAATTAACAGATTAAAAATCTGGAAATGGTGTAAAATACAtagaaaagcatcaaattaaAGTTACAGTTAAAATAGGGATTAAAGTATAACATCATTTCTGTGCTCCTCAGCATCACTGTTCTTCAAAATGATGAAGATTTAACATTTTCTAACGGTGACAAGACGTCAAGTGGGACCAAGCAGTAATCTTCCCtttgaaaacacagatgaagaaTGTAAATGTTTGACTCTGAACCACTAAAAGTAAATTCTTCTTTCTGAAAGATACTCCGgcttaatttattttttaaggtACAACCTAGACTGAATGgattatattataatatgatATCTAATAAAAAAGACCTGCTTCCCATTTTTGTATAAATAACAAGAACTCTTACCTTTATTCCTCATTCTGTTTAATTACCCAAAGTAACATTGAAAGTATTACATGCCAGAGGGATGTGAGACCTCATGTATTTGATATAGTTTCCTTGTTTCTATTTACACTATTGGTAGTAATGATACTGTGTAAACGTCAACTACAGCAGCCTAAAGTCCTTTAAATGTCGAGCTGAATCTACCTTAAAACGTTCTCTGTGATGTTACAGCTGTTGAAGACTGTCGTGTTTAAAAtaactgcttttctttctttctttctttcaggcCATGTCAGTGATTGGAGACCGGAGGTCACGAGAACAGAAAGCCAAACAAGAGCGGTGAGTCCAGTCGGTTTTACACGTGGACAGGAAATGTGTAACAGGGGCTttgggataatgtacagtggagggggggggggggcagaagaagaagaagaccaCATTAAAGTCTtcaatattttcacataaacctggaaataatcagaaagtttgaggattgagaaatatttaaaaagacaaaagcttctGATGTGAAATGAAGCTTCTTTACTGTTTCTGACCAAAAAATTGAAGTCATTAACTCCTTTTGTACAAaagttgatcagatccacctGAATGCAGCTTCAATGGAAGGAggtcagttgttttttttaatgtttctgacTAATCAAACTTGTTTTCCAAGTTTATGTGGAAATATTTGAGGTTTTCAACATGCTCTCAGACTTTTGGATCTTAATAACTGTGGCCCCCACAGAAAGCAAAACCCACAGCTGCCTGTGAGGATTTAGAGGAAAACGACCTTTATCATTTGTTACTGAGGGATTTTTAATCTCACATCTGGTCTGAGGACACAGGACCTGTGGATTATTCtcactttgtgttgttttgcttccagagagaaagagttggCCAAAGTCACCATCAAGAAAGAGGACGTAGAACTAATTGTAAGttatttgcagttttttttttctctattcatCTCCATGTGGACACTGAAACAGCACAGCCATACGAGATAATGAAGCGTGTCAATCCAGAACAGTAGCAGTAATCTGCTGCTGTTACCAGCCTCCAGGAAGGCACGAGGTTTTCTAATCTGGCTCCAGTTGATTTGCTTCTATTCAGATATAAGAGGGCAGATTagtgaatgtttacatgtttacactCTAATATTACAGTAAGAGTTTATGCCTCATGTAACGACCTCAACCAGAAGAGACCGACCTGATCGCAAGATGTTTTCAGTAGTAAAATATTAGCCCTTATTTAACCATAGACactgtctctgtccctccacATGGggcaaacatacacagacagaataCATTTATTCCAACCAGtgacatcttcttcttctgctgttatATCTCCAGCAGATTGGACAGAACCactttgtcaaaaaaaaaaaatctattctgATTTAAATGCTTTTGGGGCGTTTACACTCTTTATTTAGTGTCCATGTAAACGCTTCAGAAGGAACCTGTAATCCAACTCATTTTAATTGAACTGAAGAAACATTGTCCATGTAAgcgcagctgaggctgatgggtaATGGAGTCGGCCTTCCAGTTCATCCCACAGGTGGTTTATGGGGCTGTGAGGGCCCTCCAGGTTTGTCTGACATATAACTGTATGCTGGAAGGGACaaaactataatatatatacaaactactcaaaaagttagggatatttgactttcaggtgaaatatatggaaaatgtaaaaagtgaatgctacagtgatattatatcatgaaagtaggacatttaagtagaagcatgcaatggtgatttcttcatcttaaacaatttagaaaatctaccaacagtggtaggtaaaccacaataaaacatgtcagtgtctcaataaattgggacgtggccaaaggacgtccactcctctcctttctgtgactcttccagtctctgtatcactgttccaacctcctgatgacactctgtgaccctctaagctcagtgaacacctccgtctgaggacttcctgtttgaagcctccagtgttgaggtgctgctgatcaaccgttaggtgtcgtcttggtctcatgatgtcagaatgtgaacagcaggatgaggaggactgtttaaataccaattctaactgaagcaggaaatgtattggtggattcatggatcaaacctgttgtgaatgttgctgtgaagcttcttgttagagaacagcagctggtgcagaaagtactgagacactgaacagttggacatgtgcattcaaaggtttagagaaggtcacattaagttcacctggaaaggttagaatgcattttaggttcaccctgaaacttcacctgaaagctgaatatccctaacttttagtgagtagtgtttATAGTGTCCATCAAAATGTACAATCAGCTGCTTTATGGAGCgggtggagtcgccccctgctggccattagaaagaatgcaggttgcagctctgtgtctgtcattattttcattcCAAACAGTCTAGTAAGacagtttttgtgtgtaattGCTGGTTTAGGTGAAGTGTAATTTGATTTAACTGTTCGTGTTGCAGATGTCAGAGATGGAGATTTCGAGGGCGGTGGCGGAGCGCAGTCTGAGGGAACACATGGGGAACGTGGTGGAGGCTCTGGTGGCTCTCACCAACTGAACAAACAGCATCGGCACACTGGACTGCTTCACtttgggttttctttttttaaaccagggcTCAGCAAGACATCGAGGCCGAACTGTTGTCATCTTCTCCccacatcctttttttttttttttccttttttaaaatctaagtTGGCCTGCCTCATTTTGTGCCCAGGATTAAAGTTGTTTTAATACTTGTTTTGCTCTTTGTggaaaagtttttcttttttaaaatggtCAAAAATACAAGTTTTATTCACAAACAAATCAACTTACAATGGCTGCACTTGGACAAgtatggaaaaaaacaaaggctaCTGCAGGACATTAGTAGAAGAACCTGCAGAATAAATGTTGTTACAAGCTGATTTTGTACAAAATTACACCACAAACCAGTTTTTAAAACTGAAGAGGTATCTGTTGCTTACGTGGCTCAAAAGCCACAAACCTGGTGAAACATTTTGAGCGTGTCACAAAGGTGATTCACTATCTTTCCTGCATCTTCAGTATGTTTTAAATAGCCAatgttaagttttttttaaatggcggTGCACCTTCCTTGTAGATAAACAGTTCAAAGTGGTGGAGTCAGTCTTGGTGTCCTTCCACAGCTTAAAGTCCAGGAAGCAGCTCAGTCTCTACAGCTGCTCTGCAGCGTGAGGTTCGGTCCACTTaagtcttcctcttcttcaccgTGGGCCGGTCAAACACGTCCCTCACGCCTGCTGCCTTCTGCTTGAAGAACTTGCTGTTCTGAGCGCTCTCCTGAGCCCAGGCGGAGTCGAACGACGTGGTGTCCTGGTCCACCAGGTGGGTGTACTTGGTGCGTCCAGACCGACCAAAGTTTTTAACCTTagtggagggagagaaggaaaaaaagcacagcaggAGTTAAAATATTTGATTCTGGTATCATGTATGTAAAACAAGATTTAAACagtaacacatttaaaagggaaaattaaGTGTTATGAAGGTCAAATCTGGTGTCTTTAAACTTGGGCTCTAATGTGTAATATTAGAGCCCAAGTTTAAAGACACCAGGACACTTTGGTGTCTACATGCCAAGTAGGGCAGGTAATCCTGTTGGGCTACAGCACCACATCAAAGtctgtccactaaaagtgcttgtttttcccactgacaggctcagactgttattctaagtgtgtgacagcattatggaaaggatccctacagagagagacctggaagatccttttggtttcacCACAAATCGCTCTCTTTAAAGCCTCCAGATTCCACTGACAAACAGTCAGAACACAGGACTACTGATCATCTTGCCGTGTTGAAGGGTGACTTtgagtaaaatgactgttttttgtcagtggagtctggagGACGATATAACGGcaatttctggttaaacaaaaacaaattttactCTGGAagaaggtctctctctgtagggatcctttctgttgTCAGCAAAGCTTTACACTGCAGCCTGATGGATCAGTCCCATCTGTACTACTGGGGCCCAGTTTAATAACCAGAGCTCTCCTTAAAGGGCAGgacatttcttttgttaaaCATGCATATGAACAAATTTCCATATAAGATTAATACATTTAGATTAGGACTAAAGTTACTAGTAAGTAACTGATCAGGTTTGTTCTTGTGCTGAACAGTCCTGACAACAGTCTGACAGATAACACTTGAGTAAAAGCAGCTGACCTGCATGACTTTGGGTAAGATGGTTTTGTTGAAGTGATCCTCCAGAGTCGGCTCGCTGAAATCTCTCTTGTACACgtcgtcctcctcatcctgcaaCAGAAATAATGGTCACAGTTACAAACTGGAATCAGCTGGTGATTCAGTGTCTGGAACACTGAATAAAACTTTATCAGCTCCTctgtaaagtaaaaacattttggcCAAGATCCGTGCTGAGGGGGACGTTCTGCTACTGAAAACTAAACTTGTTAATCTCTCTGGTGGAGAAACACTTAATGGAGACACTGTTAGTTGTTACTTACCGAGCTAAATGTGCACTGATATGAACATATCTTATCATTTGGGCCGTGATGTTTAGCCTCAAAGAGAACATTTTATAAACCTAGATAATGGTAACTGGTCTGATAAGCTGACAAGCTCCACCTTTACCTTTAATGTGAACATGTTGATGGAGGAAAGTGCACCGCTgaaattaaaaatctgtttcagGCCATACTAGAACATTATAGCACATTAAAGCTCGTGGGATTTCTGGAAAGTCAGAGAATTTATTAGTTATTATCGAGCTATCCTGTGGACGTCTAAGTGATAGTCTAAGTGAAAGTTGGCAACGACGAGTGTGAGATCTGTGATCTAAAGTGATCTAAAGTGTTCaagatgtttttgtcatgttacATTTATAGGTCATAGAAAtccaacttttttttgttttagaaaaGTCACTGAATCATCAGGAGATTAAACATTAGACCTGAACCCTGACAGTTCTGCTcctgttataataataatgtatcaAACTATTAAAGTAAGACCAGAAGGGAAACTGATCAACACCGATCAATGCACCGTGCTCTCAGAATCAGACAAGCAGCCGCACACGTCTCTGGATGTCTGCTCTGGTTCGAAAGAACAGGCCGACTACACGTTGAAGAAGTGATGAAGCATCTTCAGCGACCACAGAAGCTTTACGCACCCACGCAGGCATCACGCCGCTCACCTCTAGTTCCCTCCTCCGCCATGCAGCCGTCCCTCAGACTTTACTACAATCggctttaaaatgatttaaataaataccTCATTGTACCGGAGTGTGTGGAAGTGTATCCACGATTCTCTAGTTCAAAACCCTGCAAACCAACCTGGCAAAACACAGTGTAGctggaaaacagaaagacagatgggTCTAGCAGGAAAAACCCCTCTGCCCCACCTACAGGACACTCTGCTTTCATGCCCTGTGTATTTCGGCCATTAAAGCGCGTCATGTGGCTCCACCATCACGGAGGGAGTCCAGCGCTGTCGTGACTCACCATGAAGAAGGCTCCTCTGTGGTAGTACTTCTGGAGGAACTTGTATTTGCCCTTGGTGGCTTTGTTGGTGatgactttgttgttgttgcggAGCTCGGCCCTGCGCTCCTCCTCCGTCAAGCTGTGGAATCTCTCGATTTCAgccttctccttctccatgCTGCGGACGAACACAGCTCATTTACAACCCCGAACGACGGGCCTGTTCGTTTCATCCTAACGTAAAGCCATTTCACAGACTTTAATCTGCCTTTACTCACGTTTCTCTggcctctctgtccctcttgaTGCGTTTCAGCTCTCGGACTTTCCAGGCTTCgtactcctcctcctcgttctctCCATCGGTGTCCAAAGCCTCCAGAGCAGCCAGTGTGCGCCGGTTCTCCTCAAACTCCTTCttagcctcctcctccacaatCTTGAGGGTGTAGCGCCGTCGCTCCTCTGCCTGCCGCTTGGCCTCGGCCTCCAGCTCTTTTTGCCTCTGCTCCTCCGCTTCGCGCTCCGCCACTGTGACTCTGTCCTTCCTGTGGTGAAAACAGGGAAAATGTCAAATTCATTTTCACTCATCAGTTAAGCAGCTGACTGGAAGTATGttcacaaaaatgttttaactcCTCCAAGTATTATATTAGCAATCCAATTTATACTTCTGTATTTGTAAACCTGGGCCCTGCTTCATCCCCCCCgcacctttttttaaacatattttgggttcaaaatgactggcaggtacaaaaggttttggaattgTTCCAGCAGATAAACTCAGTTCAAAGTACATCCCCACTAAAAGTGCTCATTTGTGCGACAGACAGACTCAGTTTGTTACTCTAAGTgcctgacaacattatggaaaggatcccgaCAGACACAGACCTGtcagatcctttttgtttaagcaGAAAAAGCCGTAGCATCGCTCTCTtctaagccaccagactccattaacaaaaactgtaattttacctaCCTCACAGAACAAAGGAGTTGCTGGTATACCTCgatctgtttgtgttattgtgtcttaccaaatattgtgttggaactaaccctttaaaacaccaaagtcacacaataatacaagcGGACTTAATAACTGAGCAttggtagaccagcaacttctgtgttctacgaggtaaaatgactgtttttgtcaaaggagtctggtggctttgaaaagagcgaCATAAGaactgtttgttgttgtttgtcttacaggtctgtctctgcaggaacACTTTCCatcatgttgtcagacacaaacTTGTGGTGGATGTACTCTGATCAGGATCAGCTGTCCCAAAGCATTACTTTGTAGCCACAGAAGCCCagtattaaaaatacatgtaatttaATAGAACATAAAACCTGACTCAAGCATGACATCgacacagaaacatttacaGATGAATTGTCTTTAGAAACATTAGCAGTTGTTTCAGGTCATACTTGCGAATGAAGACAGGTTTCAGCCGAGGCTCTGCTTCATCCTCGCTGTCTGTGTATTCTTCATATTCAGACTCAGACTCTGACTCCTCCCCCgatttcccctcctcctccacctccatgaCCTCCATCTCCTCATTCTTCCGTTCCACGGCTCGCTGTCGCATCATCGCTCGTCGCCTCTCAATTTCCTGCGCAGAACCAGAAAGTCCACATTGAGAACTTTTCTTGATATAACCCTGATAGAATTTCTTAAGagactacaaaaaaaacacacatttagttaAAGTTAAACAGCGCAGACACCAACCTCGTCAtccacttcttcctcttcctcctcctcttcctcactacTCTCCTCCTCATGCTCTGGGTGCCACGTGCCTTCATCAGAGTCCTCGCTGCTCTCAGCGATGACTTCAGGCTCTGCGATCTGTCTGTGTCTTGCGAGCCTGAGGGCAAAGAAACGGGCAGCAATGTGGTCAAATTAGCATTTCAGCCGCACAAAGTTAAAATGGTCAAAACGGTCAAATCAAATCCCAGAAGCGGTGCGATACCTCTCCTCCACGTCCTCCGAGACACGGTTGAGCAAACGTTTGAGACGTGGGTCGGagacctcctcttcctccacctccacctccggCTCCAGTTCCTTTCCCTTCTTCACAAACTGGAAgtcctcgtcttcctcgtcTGATGACTCCATTGGAGCGTAGTCGGGACGTTTACCCGACACGTAcctcttcaccttcaccttctccATTGAGAGCTCACCTGGGAtgtgcagagaaagagagacaatgaGCTTTAGTTGCATTGTAGGACGTTTGCTTGAATCCACTGTCTGTTTCACACGAGATACTTAAGA is a window of Pempheris klunzingeri isolate RE-2024b chromosome 1, fPemKlu1.hap1, whole genome shotgun sequence DNA encoding:
- the hypk gene encoding huntingtin-interacting protein K gives rise to the protein MAAEGDVDLDLEAEENCTGKPAEKPRKHDSGAADLERVTDYAEEKEISSSDLETAMSVIGDRRSREQKAKQEREKELAKVTIKKEDVELIMSEMEISRAVAERSLREHMGNVVEALVALTN
- the mfap1 gene encoding microfibrillar-associated protein 1, which gives rise to MSSREALNMKLPPIQSTAGAVPVRNEKGELSMEKVKVKRYVSGKRPDYAPMESSDEEDEDFQFVKKGKELEPEVEVEEEEVSDPRLKRLLNRVSEDVEERLARHRQIAEPEVIAESSEDSDEGTWHPEHEEESSEEEEEEEEEVDDEEIERRRAMMRQRAVERKNEEMEVMEVEEEGKSGEESESESEYEEYTDSEDEAEPRLKPVFIRKKDRVTVAEREAEEQRQKELEAEAKRQAEERRRYTLKIVEEEAKKEFEENRRTLAALEALDTDGENEEEEYEAWKVRELKRIKRDREARETMEKEKAEIERFHSLTEEERRAELRNNNKVITNKATKGKYKFLQKYYHRGAFFMDEEDDVYKRDFSEPTLEDHFNKTILPKVMQVKNFGRSGRTKYTHLVDQDTTSFDSAWAQESAQNSKFFKQKAAGVRDVFDRPTVKKRKT